A single region of the Winslowiella toletana genome encodes:
- a CDS encoding PhoPQ-activated pathogenicity-related family protein, with protein MLRAKHIPVVALLIISGNSWAGSSDNPCLNEDKDYSHILSCYKQKLLSLPLKYNLINKQKLPKVELRHYELISQNWPEKKSALSNWQHKVDIYIPENPLTQRAVVVINNGINRNIEGKPPGMPSDMGQQSLASIARMTRTIVVSVSNIPNQYLSLAGDNTLRKEDDAVAYSWSLFLQDPVKNAKVPLHIPMAAAVSQAMSLAERELADWKIDRFVVSGLSKRGWTSWLTLISDPRVDAIAPFVFDLPGIRPALTHMYRSYGNNWPAAFYPYYMQNIDTQIASSRFTQLLTIIDPLHYKNTIYQNRLNVPKYIINASGDDFYVPDNTRFYYEQLAGEKSLRVVANSSHYDIKNYTESSLIPFINRLQQGKHLPEINIVRHQQKLSLTFSEKPTKIQRWTAVNKQARDFRYACGIRYHAAAIPVSKQIAITLDTPSLGWQASFIEATFNDGFVATSQVWITPDGKYPDTTPAETGDNCKTLPGRGLGT; from the coding sequence ATGCTACGTGCAAAACATATACCTGTTGTTGCGCTGTTAATTATCAGCGGCAATAGCTGGGCCGGAAGTTCTGACAATCCCTGTCTGAATGAAGATAAGGATTATTCACATATATTATCCTGCTATAAACAAAAATTGCTGTCACTACCTTTGAAGTATAACTTAATAAATAAACAGAAATTACCCAAAGTTGAACTGCGCCATTACGAACTCATATCGCAAAACTGGCCTGAAAAAAAGTCAGCGCTATCAAACTGGCAACATAAAGTTGATATCTATATTCCGGAGAATCCGCTCACGCAACGCGCAGTGGTTGTTATCAATAATGGTATAAATCGTAATATTGAGGGTAAACCGCCGGGAATGCCTTCCGATATGGGCCAGCAGTCACTGGCATCAATAGCCCGGATGACGCGAACCATTGTGGTTTCGGTCAGTAATATCCCCAATCAGTATCTTAGTCTGGCGGGGGACAACACTCTCCGTAAGGAGGATGACGCTGTGGCATACAGCTGGTCACTGTTTCTGCAGGATCCAGTTAAAAATGCAAAAGTCCCGTTACACATTCCAATGGCCGCTGCTGTTTCTCAGGCAATGTCGCTCGCTGAGCGAGAGTTAGCCGACTGGAAGATTGACCGGTTTGTGGTAAGCGGCTTGTCCAAGCGCGGCTGGACATCCTGGCTGACGCTGATTTCCGACCCGCGCGTAGATGCCATCGCCCCTTTCGTTTTTGACTTGCCGGGTATTCGCCCGGCATTAACCCATATGTATCGCTCGTACGGTAATAACTGGCCAGCCGCTTTTTATCCTTATTACATGCAGAATATTGATACGCAAATTGCCAGCAGCCGCTTCACTCAGCTGCTGACAATCATTGATCCGCTGCACTATAAAAATACGATTTATCAGAATCGGCTTAACGTACCGAAATATATTATTAACGCCAGCGGTGATGATTTTTATGTCCCGGACAATACGCGTTTTTATTATGAGCAATTGGCCGGTGAAAAATCACTGCGCGTGGTTGCCAACAGTAGTCACTATGATATTAAAAATTATACCGAATCTTCGTTGATACCCTTTATCAATCGCCTGCAACAGGGTAAACATTTGCCAGAGATTAACATCGTACGGCACCAGCAAAAACTTTCGCTCACTTTTTCCGAAAAACCAACAAAAATTCAGCGCTGGACCGCAGTTAATAAACAGGCGCGCGATTTTCGCTACGCCTGCGGCATTCGATATCACGCGGCGGCTATTCCGGTAAGTAAACAGATAGCCATTACACTGGATACGCCATCGCTGGGATGGCAGGCCAGTTTTATAGAAGCGACGTTCAATGATGGCTTTGTGGCTACTTCGCAGGTCTGGATCACACCCGACGGCAAATATCCTGATACCACGCCTGCGGAGACAGGAGACAACTGCAAAACGTTGCCCGGACGCGGGCTGGGCACATGA
- a CDS encoding Dyp-type peroxidase, giving the protein MSQFQSGILLEHRRFAIYLEARVQGDIAAIVSGSKQFLQQLTELQQTFPDAGLGAVIAFGNTLWRDLSGGQGAAQLKEFLPLGKGIAPATQRDLLIHIQSLRHDVNFSLAQAALSSFGAAITVEEETHGFRWVEDRDLSGFVDGTENPQGEKRQQVAIIADGEDAGGSYVFTQRWQHNLKQWQRLDVSKQEQVMGRTKVSNEELDSETRPETSHVSRVDLKEHGQGLKILRQSLPYGTASGTNGLFFIAYCATLHNIEQQLLNMFGETDGKYDAMLRFTKPVTGSYFFAPSVERLMAL; this is encoded by the coding sequence ATGTCTCAGTTTCAGAGCGGCATTTTATTGGAACATCGCCGTTTCGCGATTTATCTTGAAGCCCGAGTGCAAGGTGATATCGCGGCTATTGTCAGTGGTAGCAAACAGTTTCTGCAACAGCTGACCGAGCTGCAACAAACCTTTCCTGATGCGGGTCTCGGTGCGGTTATCGCCTTTGGTAATACTCTTTGGCGCGATCTGAGCGGCGGGCAGGGCGCAGCGCAGTTAAAAGAGTTCCTGCCACTTGGCAAAGGCATCGCCCCTGCTACCCAGCGCGATCTGCTGATTCATATCCAGTCGCTGCGCCATGATGTGAATTTCAGCCTGGCGCAGGCAGCACTGTCATCGTTTGGTGCTGCCATTACTGTCGAGGAAGAAACTCACGGTTTCCGCTGGGTTGAAGATCGCGATCTTTCCGGATTTGTTGATGGTACTGAAAACCCCCAGGGTGAGAAGCGCCAGCAGGTGGCGATTATTGCTGACGGTGAAGACGCTGGCGGCAGCTATGTCTTCACTCAGCGCTGGCAGCATAATCTGAAGCAGTGGCAACGGTTGGATGTCAGCAAGCAAGAGCAGGTTATGGGGCGTACTAAGGTAAGTAACGAGGAGCTGGACAGCGAGACGCGCCCGGAAACATCGCATGTGAGCCGGGTCGATTTAAAAGAGCATGGTCAGGGGCTGAAAATCTTACGTCAGAGCTTGCCTTACGGCACCGCCAGCGGCACTAACGGACTGTTCTTTATCGCCTACTGCGCCACCTTACATAATATTGAGCAGCAGCTGTTGAATATGTTTGGTGAAACCGATGGTAAGTACGATGCGATGCTGCGTTTTACCAAACCGGTTACCGGCAGCTACTTCTTTGCACCCTCGGTTGAGAGGTTGATGGCGTTATAA
- a CDS encoding RpoE-regulated lipoprotein: MKSVRPALIIAALMLSGCASSGSGSSSDSSWWNPFSGISWSSLSPLNWFGSSLEVSESGVGGINGSTPMTEQAIDKGLKGDYTLRKGMRSSNGEVVSFWQALDDGKVKLVINGQSTVSSVEVMDKAIASADGSKIGNKFSDLYSKAFGACEKVPAAESSAVECKAPSSQHISYVYSGEWHGPEDLMPSDDTLKNWTLSKIIWRR; the protein is encoded by the coding sequence ATGAAATCTGTTCGCCCGGCGCTGATAATCGCCGCATTAATGTTATCCGGCTGCGCCAGTTCTGGTTCCGGTTCGTCATCTGATTCCAGCTGGTGGAATCCGTTCTCCGGCATATCCTGGTCAAGTCTGTCACCGCTCAACTGGTTTGGCTCTTCGCTGGAGGTCAGTGAAAGTGGCGTCGGCGGAATTAACGGCAGTACGCCGATGACCGAGCAGGCGATTGATAAAGGTCTTAAAGGGGATTACACCTTGCGTAAGGGAATGCGCAGCAGCAACGGCGAGGTGGTCTCATTCTGGCAGGCGCTGGACGACGGCAAGGTTAAGCTGGTGATTAACGGTCAAAGTACGGTCAGCAGCGTTGAAGTGATGGATAAGGCGATTGCCAGCGCAGATGGCAGCAAAATCGGCAATAAATTCAGCGATCTTTACAGTAAAGCTTTTGGTGCCTGTGAGAAAGTGCCAGCAGCAGAGAGCAGCGCTGTAGAGTGTAAAGCGCCATCCAGCCAGCATATCAGCTACGTCTATAGTGGCGAGTGGCATGGTCCGGAAGATTTAATGCCGTCCGATGACACCCTGAAAAACTGGACGCTGAGCAAAATTATCTGGCGTCGTTAA
- a CDS encoding DUF2919 domain-containing protein has product MFSPDDYDHKGQLRLPLTFWLILLLQARTWLLFVIAGASRQQGSGLLELFYPDTRAFWIGMASGIPAALGLLLTGYRQRLPRLWQAWRWVLCGTLLAMMLMQSITIWQGDERVSLPVVLFILFDLLALGYLLLSQRLRNCFDPQLNATE; this is encoded by the coding sequence ATGTTTTCTCCCGACGATTACGACCATAAAGGTCAGCTGCGGCTGCCATTGACCTTCTGGCTTATTTTGCTGTTACAGGCGCGCACCTGGCTGTTATTTGTCATAGCCGGCGCTTCGCGTCAGCAGGGCAGCGGCTTACTGGAACTGTTTTATCCCGATACGCGCGCGTTCTGGATTGGCATGGCATCAGGCATCCCGGCGGCGCTGGGGCTGCTGCTGACCGGCTACCGTCAGCGGCTGCCACGATTATGGCAGGCGTGGCGCTGGGTGTTATGCGGCACGCTGCTGGCGATGATGCTGATGCAGAGTATTACCATCTGGCAGGGCGATGAGCGAGTGTCGTTGCCGGTGGTGCTGTTTATCTTGTTCGATTTACTGGCGCTGGGCTATTTATTGCTGAGCCAGCGGCTGCGCAACTGCTTTGACCCGCAGCTAAACGCGACGGAATAA
- a CDS encoding GNAT family acetyltransferase: MEIRVFRQEDFEEVITLWERCDLLRPWNDPEMDIERKLNHDADLFLVAEVGGEVVGTLMGGYDGHRGSAYYLGVHPDYRGRGFANALINRLEKKLIARGCPKINLMVREENDAVIGFYEKLDYEMQDSVCLGKRLIEDREY, encoded by the coding sequence ATGGAAATCCGCGTATTCCGCCAGGAAGATTTTGAAGAAGTGATCACCCTCTGGGAACGTTGTGACCTGTTACGTCCGTGGAACGATCCTGAGATGGATATTGAACGTAAACTGAATCATGATGCCGATCTGTTTCTGGTGGCAGAGGTGGGTGGCGAAGTGGTCGGTACGCTGATGGGCGGTTACGATGGCCATCGCGGGTCGGCTTACTATCTCGGGGTTCATCCTGATTATCGCGGTCGTGGTTTTGCTAATGCGCTGATTAATCGCTTAGAAAAAAAGCTGATCGCGCGCGGCTGCCCGAAGATCAATTTGATGGTGCGTGAAGAGAATGATGCGGTCATCGGCTTTTATGAAAAGCTCGATTACGAAATGCAGGATTCTGTCTGCCTCGGCAAGCGCCTGATTGAAGATCGCGAATATTAA
- the amiA gene encoding N-acetylmuramoyl-L-alanine amidase AmiA gives MKKISQLTPLASRRQLLLSGVALALLPAKYLQAKTENVTLKIASPHSKSSSTATRDKKIVMIDPGHGGIDSGAIGHQGSEEKHVVLEIANYIRHKLSSHQGIEVRLTRESDHFIPLYQRVEIAHQHGASLFMSIHADGFTSPDANGASVFALSNRGASSAMARYLSDKENAADEIGGVKATEKDRYLQQVLFDLVQTDTIKNSLILGKHVLNQIRPVHHLHSQHTEQAAFAVLKSPSIPSVLVETSFITNPAEERLLGTTAFRQKIAGAIAEGIVSFFDEFDRHNRRPG, from the coding sequence ATGAAAAAGATTTCTCAACTCACCCCGCTGGCTTCGCGCCGCCAGCTGTTACTTTCCGGCGTAGCGCTGGCGTTACTGCCGGCGAAATATCTCCAGGCTAAAACAGAGAACGTGACGCTGAAAATCGCTTCGCCCCACAGTAAATCTTCTTCAACCGCCACCCGCGATAAAAAGATCGTGATGATCGACCCGGGTCACGGCGGAATTGACTCCGGTGCCATCGGCCATCAGGGATCGGAAGAGAAACATGTTGTACTGGAAATCGCTAATTACATTCGCCATAAACTCAGCAGTCACCAGGGTATTGAAGTACGCCTGACCCGCGAGAGCGATCACTTTATCCCTTTGTATCAGCGCGTTGAAATTGCCCATCAGCATGGTGCCAGCCTGTTTATGTCGATTCACGCTGACGGCTTTACCAGCCCGGATGCCAATGGCGCCTCGGTGTTTGCCCTATCGAATCGCGGTGCCAGCAGCGCGATGGCGCGCTATCTTTCAGACAAAGAGAACGCTGCTGACGAGATTGGCGGCGTCAAAGCCACTGAGAAAGATCGCTATCTGCAACAGGTCTTGTTCGATCTGGTGCAGACCGACACAATCAAAAACAGTCTGATCCTCGGCAAACACGTGCTGAATCAGATCCGTCCGGTGCACCATTTGCACAGTCAGCATACCGAACAGGCGGCGTTTGCGGTGCTGAAATCACCGTCAATTCCTTCGGTGCTGGTCGAAACCTCCTTTATTACTAACCCGGCTGAAGAGCGGCTACTGGGCACTACGGCCTTTCGTCAAAAGATTGCTGGCGCTATCGCAGAGGGCATTGTCAGCTTCTTCGATGAGTTTGATCGTCACAATCGTCGTCCAGGTTAG
- the hemF gene encoding oxygen-dependent coproporphyrinogen oxidase: MNTPDIARVKQFLLSLQDNICQQLALADGVAQFEEDSWQRAGGGGGRSRVLRNGGLFEQAGVNFSHVHGDAMPASATAHRPELAGRSFEAMGVSLVIHPENPYIPTSHANVRFFIAEKPGSEPVWWFGGGFDLTPYYGFTEDAQHWHQTAFDLCQPFGDEVYDRYKQWCDDYFYIKHRDEQRGIGGLFFDDLNTPDFDRCFNFMQAVGNGFLDGYLPIVERRKALPWGERERQFQLYRRGRYVEFNLVWDRGTLFGLQTGGRTESILMSMPPLVRWEYDYQPQAGSPEAALYSDFLPVRDWLAK; the protein is encoded by the coding sequence ATGAACACTCCTGATATTGCTCGCGTAAAACAGTTTCTGCTCTCGCTGCAGGATAATATTTGTCAGCAACTGGCGCTGGCCGACGGCGTTGCACAGTTCGAAGAGGACAGCTGGCAGCGTGCCGGTGGCGGTGGCGGGCGCAGCCGCGTTTTGCGTAATGGCGGGCTATTTGAACAGGCTGGCGTCAATTTTTCTCACGTGCATGGCGATGCAATGCCTGCTTCCGCCACCGCGCATCGTCCTGAGCTGGCCGGACGCAGTTTTGAAGCGATGGGCGTATCGCTGGTTATCCATCCGGAAAACCCCTATATCCCGACCAGCCATGCCAATGTGCGCTTCTTTATTGCCGAAAAGCCCGGCTCGGAGCCGGTATGGTGGTTTGGCGGCGGCTTTGATTTAACCCCCTACTACGGCTTTACTGAAGATGCACAGCACTGGCATCAAACCGCATTCGATCTCTGTCAGCCGTTTGGCGACGAGGTATACGACCGCTACAAACAGTGGTGTGATGATTATTTTTATATCAAACATCGTGATGAACAGCGCGGCATTGGCGGTTTATTCTTTGATGACCTGAATACGCCGGATTTTGACCGCTGCTTCAACTTTATGCAGGCGGTGGGTAACGGTTTTCTGGATGGCTACCTGCCGATTGTTGAGCGCCGCAAAGCGCTGCCGTGGGGCGAACGCGAGCGTCAGTTCCAGCTGTATCGTCGTGGGCGTTACGTTGAATTTAATCTGGTGTGGGATCGCGGCACGCTGTTTGGCCTGCAAACCGGCGGTCGCACCGAATCGATTCTGATGTCGATGCCACCACTGGTACGCTGGGAGTATGATTACCAGCCGCAAGCCGGTTCGCCGGAAGCGGCGCTGTACAGCGACTTCCTGCCGGTCAGAGACTGGCTGGCAAAATAA
- the maeB gene encoding NADP-dependent oxaloacetate-decarboxylating malate dehydrogenase, translating into MDEQLKQSALDFHQFPTPGKIQVSPTKPLATQRDLALAYSPGVAAPCLEIARDPLAAHKYTARGNLVAVISNGTAVLGLGNIGALAGKPVMEGKGVLFKKFAGIDVFDIEIDELDPDKLINVIAALEPTFGGINLEDIKAPECFYIEKALRERMKIPVFHDDQHGTAIICTAAVLNGLRVVKKNISDVRLVVSGAGASAIACMNLLVALGMQKHNIVVCDSKGVIYQDREENMAETKAAYAVVDDGRRTLDEVITDADIFLGCSGPKVMTPDMVRRMAKDPLILALANPEPEILPTLAKEVRPDAIICTGRSDFPNQVNNVLCFPFIFRGALDVGATAINEEMKLAAVHAIAELALAEQSEVVASAYGDQELSFGPEYLIPKPFDPRLIVQIAPAVAKAAMDSGVATRPIENFDAYREKLAEFVYTTNLFMKPIFAQARKDPQRVVLAEGEEARVLHATQELVTLGLAKPILIGRPSVIEMRLKKLGLKIEAGKDFEVVNNESDPRFKAYWNEYYQIMKRRGVSPEEAQRAVIGNPTLIGAIMVHRGEADALICGTIGDYKSHYDIVEKLFGFRPDMKMAGAMNALLLPSGNTFIADTYVNEDPTPQELAELTIMAAETVRRFGIEPKVALLSHSSFGTSDAPAARKMRETLALVNARAPELEIDGEMHGDAALVESIRHDLMPDSPLKGAANILIMPNMEAARISYNLLRVSCSEGVTVGPVLMGIAKPVHVLTPIASVRRIVNMVALAVVEAQTQPL; encoded by the coding sequence ATGGATGAACAACTGAAACAGAGCGCGCTCGATTTTCACCAATTCCCCACCCCGGGTAAAATTCAGGTTTCTCCGACCAAGCCGCTGGCAACCCAGCGCGATCTGGCGCTGGCCTATTCGCCGGGCGTCGCCGCGCCTTGTCTGGAGATCGCCCGCGATCCGTTAGCCGCGCATAAATACACCGCACGCGGCAATCTGGTGGCGGTGATATCGAATGGCACCGCGGTGCTGGGATTGGGCAATATCGGTGCGCTGGCAGGTAAACCGGTAATGGAAGGCAAAGGGGTACTGTTTAAGAAATTCGCCGGTATCGACGTGTTTGATATTGAGATCGACGAACTGGACCCGGACAAACTGATAAACGTGATTGCCGCACTGGAACCGACCTTCGGCGGCATCAATCTGGAAGATATCAAAGCGCCGGAGTGTTTTTATATTGAAAAAGCGCTGCGCGAACGGATGAAAATCCCGGTATTTCATGACGACCAGCACGGCACCGCGATTATCTGTACCGCTGCGGTGCTGAATGGACTGCGGGTGGTGAAGAAAAATATCTCCGACGTGCGGCTGGTGGTGTCCGGCGCTGGCGCATCAGCGATTGCCTGTATGAACCTGCTGGTGGCGCTGGGAATGCAGAAGCACAATATTGTGGTGTGCGACTCGAAAGGGGTAATTTATCAGGATCGTGAAGAGAATATGGCCGAAACCAAAGCGGCGTATGCGGTAGTGGATGACGGCAGGCGTACGCTGGATGAAGTGATTACCGATGCCGATATTTTCCTCGGCTGTTCCGGCCCGAAAGTGATGACGCCGGATATGGTACGACGAATGGCGAAAGATCCGCTGATTCTGGCGCTGGCCAACCCGGAGCCGGAAATTTTGCCGACGCTGGCGAAAGAGGTGCGCCCGGATGCGATTATATGCACCGGCCGATCGGACTTTCCGAATCAGGTTAATAACGTACTGTGTTTTCCCTTTATCTTTCGCGGCGCGCTGGATGTCGGTGCCACGGCGATTAATGAAGAGATGAAGCTGGCGGCAGTACATGCAATTGCTGAGCTGGCGCTGGCGGAACAGAGCGAGGTGGTGGCTTCTGCCTATGGCGATCAGGAGCTGTCGTTTGGGCCGGAGTATCTGATTCCGAAACCTTTTGATCCGCGTTTGATCGTGCAGATCGCCCCTGCCGTGGCAAAAGCGGCGATGGATTCGGGTGTTGCCACCCGACCCATCGAGAATTTTGATGCCTACCGCGAAAAACTGGCGGAGTTTGTTTATACCACCAACCTGTTTATGAAGCCGATCTTCGCTCAGGCACGCAAAGATCCGCAGCGGGTGGTGCTGGCTGAAGGGGAAGAAGCGCGGGTGCTGCATGCGACCCAGGAGTTGGTGACTCTCGGGCTGGCGAAACCGATTCTGATTGGTCGCCCCAGCGTGATTGAGATGCGGCTGAAAAAGCTCGGTCTGAAAATTGAGGCCGGTAAAGATTTCGAAGTGGTGAATAACGAATCCGATCCGCGCTTTAAGGCCTACTGGAACGAGTACTACCAGATCATGAAGCGTCGCGGCGTTTCACCCGAAGAGGCACAGCGCGCGGTAATTGGTAATCCAACGTTAATTGGCGCGATTATGGTACATCGGGGTGAAGCTGACGCGCTGATTTGCGGCACCATTGGTGATTACAAATCGCATTATGACATTGTAGAAAAACTGTTTGGTTTTCGTCCGGATATGAAAATGGCCGGCGCGATGAATGCGCTGTTGCTGCCGAGTGGCAATACCTTTATTGCCGATACCTATGTTAACGAAGATCCGACGCCGCAGGAACTGGCGGAACTGACGATTATGGCGGCGGAAACCGTGCGCCGTTTTGGTATTGAACCTAAAGTGGCGCTGCTGTCACACTCCAGTTTTGGCACTTCAGATGCACCGGCGGCGCGTAAAATGCGTGAAACTCTGGCGCTGGTGAATGCCCGTGCGCCGGAACTGGAGATCGACGGTGAGATGCATGGTGATGCCGCGCTGGTCGAGAGTATTCGTCACGATCTGATGCCGGACAGCCCGTTAAAAGGCGCAGCGAATATTCTGATTATGCCCAATATGGAAGCCGCGCGAATCAGCTATAACCTGTTGCGCGTTTCCTGCTCGGAAGGAGTAACGGTGGGGCCGGTATTAATGGGGATCGCCAAGCCGGTGCATGTACTGACGCCGATTGCTTCCGTACGCCGGATAGTCAATATGGTGGCACTGGCGGTGGTGGAAGCGCAAACGCAGCCGCTGTAA
- a CDS encoding sugar-binding transcriptional regulator produces MEKNTLSQDTELLTEIAVAYYQDEITQEEIARKFGISRIKVGRLLKRAKEEGIVEINVRYHPVFSTRLEQQLLQRFPLQRALIALDHHDDEEQRRQVAALVAMYLSQSLKDDSVVAVGQGRNIAAVADHPGSVPTRNCHFISGIGGTHRPGDAINADHISRRLAKKFGGISETLYAPAYVENRALKDAFMQNGTIKETLDRARKADIALVGIGDMNENSYMVKLGWFSPHEIIDASLNQGVTGDVAGYDFFNAQGQHVDTVMNDRVIGLSIEELRKIPCVIAIAAENTKAMAILGALRTGAIDIIATSAQNVRTLLNMTK; encoded by the coding sequence ATGGAAAAAAATACGCTATCTCAGGATACCGAGCTACTGACAGAAATTGCGGTGGCTTACTATCAGGATGAAATTACTCAGGAGGAGATTGCGCGTAAATTCGGTATTTCGCGGATTAAAGTGGGGCGCTTATTAAAGCGTGCCAAAGAGGAAGGCATTGTTGAAATTAACGTGCGCTATCATCCGGTTTTCAGTACCCGCCTTGAACAGCAGTTGTTGCAGCGTTTCCCACTGCAACGCGCGTTGATTGCTCTCGACCATCATGATGACGAAGAACAGCGACGGCAGGTGGCTGCGCTGGTGGCGATGTATCTGTCGCAAAGTTTAAAAGATGACTCAGTGGTGGCGGTCGGTCAGGGCCGTAATATCGCGGCGGTCGCCGATCATCCCGGCAGCGTGCCGACGCGTAATTGCCATTTTATCAGCGGTATCGGCGGCACTCATCGACCCGGTGATGCGATCAATGCCGACCATATCAGTCGCCGCCTGGCCAAAAAATTTGGCGGTATCAGTGAAACCCTGTACGCGCCGGCCTATGTGGAAAATCGTGCGCTTAAAGACGCTTTTATGCAGAACGGTACGATTAAAGAAACGCTGGATCGCGCACGCAAAGCCGATATTGCCCTGGTGGGAATTGGCGATATGAACGAGAACAGCTATATGGTTAAGCTGGGCTGGTTCAGCCCGCATGAAATTATCGACGCCAGCCTCAATCAGGGAGTGACAGGTGATGTGGCGGGCTATGATTTTTTTAATGCCCAGGGGCAACACGTCGATACCGTAATGAACGATCGGGTGATTGGACTGAGCATCGAAGAGTTGCGCAAGATCCCTTGTGTGATCGCGATTGCGGCAGAAAATACCAAGGCGATGGCGATTCTTGGCGCGTTGCGCACTGGCGCGATTGATATTATTGCTACCTCGGCGCAGAACGTTCGTACCTTGCTGAATATGACCAAATAA
- a CDS encoding phosphogluconate dehydrogenase C-terminal domain-containing protein: protein MSTQLTTITVIGAGGKMGMRISANLQNSDYQVFYCESAPQAQAQVTAQGRELSSAESVIPHSDVVILAVPDIVLGNVSESVVPQMKAGATLLTLDPAAAYANLIAQREGIHYAVAHPCHPSVFLQRYTKEEHADAFGGVAAIQHVAASFESGSDQQKEQLSKVISVMYGPVEHVHWVTVKQLAYLEPTLVETVACMVGAFMKEALDETVKHSGVPEEAAKAMLYGHIQIALAVAFRATNPFSDACMIAMEYGREKIVKPDWKQIFDEKELDIVIARMLKIDAIRR, encoded by the coding sequence ATGAGCACACAATTAACCACCATTACCGTGATTGGCGCAGGCGGTAAAATGGGCATGCGTATTTCGGCCAACCTGCAAAATAGCGACTATCAGGTGTTTTACTGTGAGAGCGCTCCGCAGGCTCAGGCTCAGGTAACGGCACAAGGACGCGAGCTGTCCAGCGCGGAATCGGTGATACCGCACAGTGATGTGGTGATCCTCGCGGTGCCGGATATTGTGCTGGGCAACGTGTCTGAATCCGTGGTGCCGCAGATGAAAGCCGGCGCCACGCTGTTAACTCTCGATCCCGCCGCCGCCTATGCCAATCTGATTGCGCAGCGGGAAGGCATACACTATGCGGTGGCGCATCCGTGTCATCCGTCGGTATTCCTTCAGCGTTATACCAAAGAAGAGCATGCCGACGCCTTTGGCGGCGTGGCGGCAATTCAGCATGTGGCGGCTTCATTTGAGAGCGGCAGCGACCAGCAGAAAGAGCAGTTGAGCAAAGTGATCAGCGTGATGTACGGCCCGGTAGAACATGTGCACTGGGTAACGGTTAAACAGCTGGCTTATCTGGAACCGACGCTGGTGGAAACCGTCGCCTGTATGGTCGGTGCTTTTATGAAGGAAGCGCTGGATGAAACCGTCAAGCATTCAGGCGTACCGGAAGAGGCGGCCAAAGCCATGTTGTACGGCCATATTCAGATCGCGCTGGCGGTGGCGTTCCGCGCCACTAATCCTTTCTCCGATGCCTGCATGATCGCCATGGAATATGGGCGGGAGAAAATTGTTAAGCCAGACTGGAAACAGATCTTTGATGAGAAAGAGCTGGATATTGTGATTGCCCGCATGCTGAAGATTGACGCCATCCGTCGTTAA